AAAAGAAGTGAATTGATTATGTCAGAAGAAATTTTTCTCACAGGAACTGCTGCAGAGATCACACCAGTAATTTCAATGGATTCTAAAAAAATAGGTACAGGAAAACCAGGAGATATTACAAAGAAAATGATGCAAGAGTATCTAGACATCGTAATGAATAAAAATATTGATTATGCTCATTGGTTAACTGAGGTCTATTAATTGAAAATTATTCAAATTGGAACAGGTGGATGGGGTAAAAATCATGCCAGAATCTTATCAGAGTTAGGCGTACTAGTTGCAATTTGTGATGCAAATATTGAAAAAAGTAAAGAATATGGAGAAAAGTATTCTGTAAATTATTATGATTCATTAGAGAAGGTTTTAGAATCAGAAGAATTTGATGGTGCTTTTGTAGTAACTCCAACATCAACACATACAGAAATTACTAAGAAATTGTTAGAAGCAAAAAAACATGTTTTTGTAGAAAAACCAATGACTTACAAATCTGAAGATGGTGAGAAACTTACAAAAATTGCAGAAAAAAATAAAGTCATTTTAACATGTGGTTATATTGAAAGATTTAATCCGGCAGTGGATGTTGTAAAAAAAATTGTTCATGAAAAAAAATATGGGGATCTAGTAATGTTAGAATTTCATAGAGAAAACAGAATGCCACTTCATATCAAAGATGTTGGAATAATTTATGATACGTCAGTTCACGATATTGATACTGCTAATTGGTTGTTTAATGAAATGCCACAAGTAGTTTTTGCACGTTCAGGGAAAATTAGACATGAACGTGAGGATTTTACAAATATTATGCTAGGGTACAAAAATGATAAAGTTGCAATAATTTCATCAAATTGGATTACTCCAAAAAAAGTTAGAAAATTTAGTGCAGTTTGTACAGAAGCAATAATTTCATCAGATTTCCTAACACAAGAAATCAAAGTAGAAAAAAACGAAGATACAGAAATTATTCAAAATGAAAAACAAGAACCGTTGATGAGAGAAATTCAAAATTTCTTAGATTCAATTGAAGATAAATCTAAACAAATTGTAAAAACAAATGAAGCAGTAAATGTCACAAAAATTGCAGAAGCGGCACTTTTATCTAGTCAAAAAGGAACCCCAATTTATCTGGATTTAAAATGAATAAGACAATGATGGAAATACTGGCATGTCCCATAGACAAGAATCATCCACTAGAATTGTTTGAAATTAATCAAAAAGAAGATGTAGTGATTGAGGGTGTAATTTTTTGTCCAAAATGCTCCAGATTCTATCCAATTATGGAAGAAATCCCAATTATGCTACCAGATGATCTAAGAGATAAGAAACATGAAATTGAATTTTTGAATAAAAATAAAGACAATTTGCCTGAAAAAATTATTACAAAGGCAAATCCATGGCATTTGTAAGATAATGGTTACAAATTTTATTTCTGAAAAGGCAAAAATTGGAGAAAATGTTCAAGTTTGGCATTTTTCATATATTGGAGATGATGTTGAGATTGGGGATAATGTAAAAATTGGTTCTCTTGCACATATTGATTATGATGTTAAAATTGGAGATAATACAAAAATTGAAGGACAAGCATACATTCCACCATTATCCAGAATTGGGAAAAATGTATTCATTGGTCCTGCAGCAGTTTTAACAAATGATCCATTTCCAATGTGTGATAAAATGGTTGGAGTGACAATTGAAGATAATGCAGTTATTGGTGCACGTGCTGTAATTAAGGCAGGTGTTACAATAGGAAAAAATAGTGTTGTTGCAATGGGTGCAATTGTTACAAGGGATGTTCAAGAAAATACTGTCGTTGCTGGTTCTCCAGCTTTTCTAAGATATAGTAGAGAAGAATATGATAAAAAACAAAAAAAATGGTTAGAAAGTTAAGAATTTAGTTCTTTTTTGAAGATCCAATTTTTTAATTTTGATAAAATAAAAATCCATATTACAACTAATATCAAAGCAATAGCAACTTTAATTCCAGATTCAACAATCCAATGAAAATCACCAAATTGTTGTATCGTAAATGGACCTAACAAAATAACCATGATGCCGCCTCCAACAATTATCAAGGCCCACATTGCAAATAAAAAACCATAAAGACCAAATTTCATAGCGATGTACCCATCATAAATGCAGTAATAATTGCTAAAGCTCCTGAAAAAAGTGCTAATTTGAAAATTGCAAATCCAACTTGCTTTTCAGTTAATGGACCACCTGCAAGAATTAATCTAACTAAGGTTACAGGCGCAGTTTTATCATTAGTTGCCTTTAGTTTAAAATCATCTGTATGTTCTACAGGTTTACCTTTAATTTGACGATGTTCTACCACTCGTTTAACACTAGATAAGAACAAAAATGAGTTAATTACTGCAGGTAATAATGCAATAGCTGCAATAATTTCTACACCGCCAATTATTGCAATAACACCATACATAGCTCCAAATGTTAATGCACCAGAATCTCCAGGAAAAATTTTACTTGGAATTTTATGAAATTTATAAAATGCTAATGAAACAAATCCTAAGGGCAAACTTACAATTGCAATTTCATAATTTTGTAAAATAAATAAACAAATGGATAATGTAAAACTTGCAATAACCATAAAACCACTAGCAACTCCATTTAGAACATCAATGGAATTTATTGTATTTCCAGTAATTGGAATCATAAAAACAATCAATCCAAGATACAGTAATGGAATTTGAACGTCACCGAATAATGGAAATGCAAGATCTGAGTCATATGCACCAAGAAAAATTATCGGTAATGCTGCAATTGCTAAAGTTACAGGCTTAAACCAACCCCCCATTACTTTTCTATCATCAACATAACCAATTAGAAATGCAGCAGTAGTTGTAATTATTAATGCAAGAATTTCATTGAGTTGGAAAAATCCATAGAGAACAATTTCTGAAACAACAATTCCCAATATAATAGATATTCCACCAGGTCTTGCAACCATTACATTTTCTTTTTTATTCATATCTTTGACTGTAAAATTATTTTTTACTAAAAATTTGATTAATGGAGGAATAGTCAAATATACTACAAAAAATGCTAGTAAACAAGAAATAATTGCAGGAATAATTAATTCAATCAATATCTAACCTTCTTTAATTCAGCTTTAATGTTACTTGCTATTGTTAAACCAATTTTATCAATTTCTGCTAATTTATGAGTAGGAATTTTTGCGAGATCATCAAGATTTTTAATATTATGTTTAAACAAAATTCGTGCCCTAACTCTTCCAATGCCTTTCACACGTACTAAATCTAATAATTCCTCTCTAATTCCATAAACTATTCGTTTTCTCAAATCACCAAATTCTTCAAGTAAATCAGATCTTTCAATATGTTTAGAGATTTCTCTTAAACAATATGAGAGCCAATTTGCATTTTCTACCATTCTATGCATATCTCCAGCCTCAATTCCAAGAGTATCAGATAAAGAAAGTTCAGTGGATTCAGTAATCCACATTTGTAGAGCCAAAAGACTTCTTGAACAATCGTATTCAGATATAGGCTCAATTAATTCTGAAGAATGATTTTCAATCATCAGACTAGTTGACTCATAGTCTTTATTTCTAAGAGAAAAATTAGGAAAAAATTCTTCACAGTTTGTCATTATATGTAAAAATCCAAAAGTGTGTTTTCCTTGTTGAGATACATTATCAATTGCATCTCTAAAAAATGTGGCAGTTAAAGGATCAATGTAAAGCATCGAAGTCTTTTTTCCAAATGCAGTTCCAGCATATCTTTCACCTTTTTTTATTACTAACTGTTGGCTGGAAAGAAATCGTAATGAAATATTAATTGCAAAACTTAGTGTTGCTTTTGTAGTTTGTAATCCACCTAGTGTCTGTAAAAAGAATTCTAGTAATTCTTCTTTTTTTATTCCAGGATGTGTAACAATAACGCTTAGAATATGAGTCCTAAGTGATTTATCTTCAGTAATTTTTGAAACTATAGGTTCTGATTCACCATGAATATAGTATTCAGTTAAATCTTCAGTGTTACCATTTCCAACAATAATTGATTCACCATATTTGTCATATTGTGGTCTTCCAGCTCTTCCACAAAGTTGTTTATATTCTAAAACACTAATTGGTCTATTTGCACCAACTTTTGCATTATATCTATTGATGTTTGAAATTACAACTCTTCTTGCAGGAAGATTAACACCAGCTGCTAATGTTGGAGTTGATGATAGTAGTTTAATGGTTCCTTTACGAAATTCTTTTTCAACAATTTCTCTGCATTTCTGATTTAATCCAGCATGATGAAATGCAACTCCTTTTTTGACAAGAGTTGCTAAAGTTTTTACAATTTCGGTATGCTCATTTTCTGAAAGAATTTGTTTTGATGTTTTTTCTAATGCAGTCAATTCCTTTTTTACTAAAAGTTGAGAAATTACATCAGCTGCTTTTGTTGCAAGTGATTTTGATCTTACCCTAGTTTCTGCAAAAACTAATGATTGACCCCCATTTTGAACAGATTGCACGCCTAAATCAATTGGAATTCCACGTAAACTTGGTTTCACTTCAAATGTTTCACCATCACTCATGGTAACCTTTCCACCATCACACACTCCTTCAGATAATGGAACTGGTCGCCAATCATTTTTTACCAATTTACAATCAAGCCAATCTGCAATTTCATTTGAATTAGTAATTGTTGCACTAAGACCTATAATTTGAGGTTTAGATTCTAATAATTTGAGATGAGTTAAAATCATTTCTAGAGTAGGTCCTCTACTTTCATCACCAATTAGATGAACTTCATCAGATATTACTAAACCAATATCATCAATCCATTCAGCACCGTGTCTAATTATTGAATCCATTTTTTCATTTGTTAAAATCAAAATATTACTTTTTTCTAAATTTTTTTCAATATGTTCAAAATCCCCAGTTGAAATACTTGTTTTAATTTTTTTGCCAAGAGAAATTTTTTCTAATTTTTTAAATTCTGTAAATTTTTCAGCAGCTAAAGCACGTAATGGACTCAGATAGATTACTTTTCCCTTATTTTTAGAAAGGTAACTAAGCATTGCAAGCATAGCAATCAAAGTTTTACCACTTGCAGTAGGTGCAGAAACCAAAATACTTTTTCCATCTAACAATCCAGATTTTACACAATCAGCTTGTGGCGGATATAATTTTTCATATCCTTGAGACTTTAAAAAATCAATTGCAGAATCTGGAAGTGCTAATTTTTCTATTTTCATACTCGGTTATAATGACCGGGTTTTGATTCATAAATAGATGCTTCTCTCAGCATTCGTCTAATGTAATTTCTTGCTTCTTCTTCACTAAACTTTTCTGTTTTTTCAAGTTCTTGAACAAATGCACGTTCTTCAACTGCTACTTTATTGTCCCCTTCAAGACTTTTTAAAATATCCATAAATAATTGCATTTTTGATACTTCACTTCGCGGTTTTCCTTGTAATACACCAAGATCAACTTTTCCAGTATTAACATCAACACCAGCATCTTGAAGCATGCTTTGAATAAGGAATATTGCACGTTCAGCATCTTCCTCTTCAACCTTATCTTTCATGAGTAATCTAGCTCTAGCCGTAGAAAGTCGGATAATTCCTTCCAATTGTCTAGGAGTTACAGTAATCATTTCCTCAGATTCAACATTTCTCATTTGAAGGTAATAATCTAGAATTTTTGCCTCAGCCTCTTTTGTTAATTCAGGGGTTCCTCGCTTTGCATATGAAAGATATTTTGTTAATAGATCAACTTCAATAACAGATTTTTTATCAATTCCTGAATTAGTATTTCTTTTAATGATGTGTGTTGCAATTTGTATATCTCTTTCTTTAGTTGGAATGTCTCTTACAACAAAAATTAAATCAAATCGAGTCAATAACGGAATTGGTAGATTAACATTTTCTGTAATATTTTTGAAGGGATCATATTTTCCATACATAGGGTTTGCTGCAGCTAAAATAGAGGTTCTAGCATTCAGTGTAGCAACAATACCACCTTTTGCAATACTTGCAGATTGTTGTTCCATAACTTCGTGTAGAGCACTTCTATCTTCAGGCTTCATTTTATCAAATTCGTCAATACTAACCAAACCTTGATCACCTAATACAACTGCACCAGCTTCTAACATCATGATACCAGTTTTATCTCGAACAACTGCAGCTGTAAGTCCTGCAGCTGTTGAACCTCTTCCAGAAGTATACAATCCACGTGGTGCAATTCTTGCACAAAATTTTAACATCTCACTTTTTGCAGTACCAGGATCTCCAACTAAAAATACATTGATGTCACCCCTAATTTTACTACCATCACCTAACAGTCTTTGGTTAGAACCAACAATAAGTAACAAAATAGCTTCTTTGATTAATGATTGACCTTGAATGTGTGGTGCAAATGAATCAATTAAT
This window of the Candidatus Nitrosomarinus catalina genome carries:
- a CDS encoding Gfo/Idh/MocA family protein, with translation MKIIQIGTGGWGKNHARILSELGVLVAICDANIEKSKEYGEKYSVNYYDSLEKVLESEEFDGAFVVTPTSTHTEITKKLLEAKKHVFVEKPMTYKSEDGEKLTKIAEKNKVILTCGYIERFNPAVDVVKKIVHEKKYGDLVMLEFHRENRMPLHIKDVGIIYDTSVHDIDTANWLFNEMPQVVFARSGKIRHEREDFTNIMLGYKNDKVAIISSNWITPKKVRKFSAVCTEAIISSDFLTQEIKVEKNEDTEIIQNEKQEPLMREIQNFLDSIEDKSKQIVKTNEAVNVTKIAEAALLSSQKGTPIYLDLK
- a CDS encoding Trm112 family protein — its product is MNKTMMEILACPIDKNHPLELFEINQKEDVVIEGVIFCPKCSRFYPIMEEIPIMLPDDLRDKKHEIEFLNKNKDNLPEKIITKANPWHL
- a CDS encoding acyltransferase, yielding MVTNFISEKAKIGENVQVWHFSYIGDDVEIGDNVKIGSLAHIDYDVKIGDNTKIEGQAYIPPLSRIGKNVFIGPAAVLTNDPFPMCDKMVGVTIEDNAVIGARAVIKAGVTIGKNSVVAMGAIVTRDVQENTVVAGSPAFLRYSREEYDKKQKKWLES
- a CDS encoding MraY family glycosyltransferase, with product MIELIIPAIISCLLAFFVVYLTIPPLIKFLVKNNFTVKDMNKKENVMVARPGGISIILGIVVSEIVLYGFFQLNEILALIITTTAAFLIGYVDDRKVMGGWFKPVTLAIAALPIIFLGAYDSDLAFPLFGDVQIPLLYLGLIVFMIPITGNTINSIDVLNGVASGFMVIASFTLSICLFILQNYEIAIVSLPLGFVSLAFYKFHKIPSKIFPGDSGALTFGAMYGVIAIIGGVEIIAAIALLPAVINSFLFLSSVKRVVEHRQIKGKPVEHTDDFKLKATNDKTAPVTLVRLILAGGPLTEKQVGFAIFKLALFSGALAIITAFMMGTSL
- a CDS encoding DEAD/DEAH box helicase, encoding MKIEKLALPDSAIDFLKSQGYEKLYPPQADCVKSGLLDGKSILVSAPTASGKTLIAMLAMLSYLSKNKGKVIYLSPLRALAAEKFTEFKKLEKISLGKKIKTSISTGDFEHIEKNLEKSNILILTNEKMDSIIRHGAEWIDDIGLVISDEVHLIGDESRGPTLEMILTHLKLLESKPQIIGLSATITNSNEIADWLDCKLVKNDWRPVPLSEGVCDGGKVTMSDGETFEVKPSLRGIPIDLGVQSVQNGGQSLVFAETRVRSKSLATKAADVISQLLVKKELTALEKTSKQILSENEHTEIVKTLATLVKKGVAFHHAGLNQKCREIVEKEFRKGTIKLLSSTPTLAAGVNLPARRVVISNINRYNAKVGANRPISVLEYKQLCGRAGRPQYDKYGESIIVGNGNTEDLTEYYIHGESEPIVSKITEDKSLRTHILSVIVTHPGIKKEELLEFFLQTLGGLQTTKATLSFAINISLRFLSSQQLVIKKGERYAGTAFGKKTSMLYIDPLTATFFRDAIDNVSQQGKHTFGFLHIMTNCEEFFPNFSLRNKDYESTSLMIENHSSELIEPISEYDCSRSLLALQMWITESTELSLSDTLGIEAGDMHRMVENANWLSYCLREISKHIERSDLLEEFGDLRKRIVYGIREELLDLVRVKGIGRVRARILFKHNIKNLDDLAKIPTHKLAEIDKIGLTIASNIKAELKKVRY
- a CDS encoding minichromosome maintenance protein MCM — protein: MMSSQTSSFTDSALSDKVKEFLTRFKDKQGNYKYVDAIDAMMPKNAKYIVVDYNDLVTEPQIEIIFSENPDRIFDAFARAIKEALQTRFPDYAEKIKEEVRVRIANFPLERSLRQINAETIGTMTSVSGMVVRASEVKPLAKELVFVCPDEHTTKIIQLKGMDAKIPVVCDNPNCKQRDFELKPESSKFIDFQILRLQELPEDLPPGQLPHYIDVTIRQDLVDNSRPGDRIILTGVVRVEQESVTGVQRGHSGLYRLRIEGNNIEFLSGRGSKTDRKIGREEISPEEEKRIKSLGQSSDVYQRLIDSFAPHIQGQSLIKEAILLLIVGSNQRLLGDGSKIRGDINVFLVGDPGTAKSEMLKFCARIAPRGLYTSGRGSTAAGLTAAVVRDKTGIMMLEAGAVVLGDQGLVSIDEFDKMKPEDRSALHEVMEQQSASIAKGGIVATLNARTSILAAANPMYGKYDPFKNITENVNLPIPLLTRFDLIFVVRDIPTKERDIQIATHIIKRNTNSGIDKKSVIEVDLLTKYLSYAKRGTPELTKEAEAKILDYYLQMRNVESEEMITVTPRQLEGIIRLSTARARLLMKDKVEEEDAERAIFLIQSMLQDAGVDVNTGKVDLGVLQGKPRSEVSKMQLFMDILKSLEGDNKVAVEERAFVQELEKTEKFSEEEARNYIRRMLREASIYESKPGHYNRV